From the Phyllobacterium sp. T1293 genome, the window CCAATTCGCGCCGTGCAACCTACGGCTATGATCAGCGCATTGAAGTGCATGGCTCGAAGGGCATGGTTGCGGCGGAGAACCAGCGTCCGGTCTCGATCGAAGTTGCCAACAGCAACGGTTATACGCGTCCACCGCTGCATGATTTCTTCATGACCCGCTACACGGAAGCCTATGCCAACGAGATCGCTGCTTTCATCAACGCGATTGCGACGGGCACAAAGGCTGCGCCAAGCGGCAAGGATGGGTTGATTGCACTGGCGCTGGCCGATGCCGCATTGCGCTCGGTCAAGGAAGGCAAGACGATCAATCTTTGAGTTTTGGTAATGAGCGCTCTGCCAGTGGAATAACTGGCAGGGCGTGGTTCGTGGTTCGACATAACAACCATGAGGGAGAGGGGTGCTGTAATGCTAATCACAACAGCTTCAAAATTTAGCGCCCTGCAACCCACCCACCGCCGTCATCCTCGGGCTTGACCCGAGGATGACGGCGGTGGGTGTTGAGGAAAACTCTATTCTCCGCCCTTGGCGATTAGCGTTGCATCCTCACTCTCCCTCATGGTTGTTATGTCGAACCACGAACCATTCAGCACAGACCACGCAATTAACGTAATGAGTAACGGGATAGGTGAGGGGAAATCCCCTCTTTACCGTACATCAACCCAGCGCTGCTCATGAAACGAACGGGCCATGGCATGAACCGTGCGTTCGATTTCCAGACCCTCTTCAAATCCAATCAGATGTGCATCCTGACCGTTGATGCGCTTGATCAACTCATGGCATTCGATGATCTTGAGATCGTTGAAGCCAAGGCCATGGCCGGGGGCAGGGATGAACCGGCCATAGGGATCATGATGCGGGGCGGTGAGGATTGTCCGATAACCCTGTTCCGTCGGGCGGTCTGCCGTCACATAAAGCTGAAATTCATTGGCGCGTTCCTGATCGAACAGGATCGATCCCTTTGAGCCGAAGATTTGCAGGGCGATGCGGCCCTTGCGGCCCCAGGCCGAGCGGTTGACCTGAAGCGTTCCGGCAACGCCGTTTTCCATATGCAGGAGCACACTGGCGCTGTCATAGGTTTCAACAGCCTTGGTGCTGCCACCTTCAGTTTTGCGCTCCGCATAGGGTTTGGACATGTCGCACATGACCCTGCCAACGCGACCGAACAGTGCCCAGAGCAGCGAAAGCGGATGGACGGCGAAATCATCAAGTGCGCCATATCCGGAGGTTGCAGCGTGTTTCCAGTAGAACAGCGCATCGGGATCGGCCATGAAATCCTCATCCATCTCAATGCGCAGATGGTTGACATCACCAATGATCTTTTCCGCCAGCAGCTGGCGGATGTGACGAATGGCCGGGCCTTGAATATAATTATAGCCGAGGGCGGCAACCTTGCCTGACTTCTTTGCTGCTTCAGTCATCGCCTTGGCATCGTCAAATGCCGGTGCCATGGGCTTTTCGCACCAGACATGTTTTCCGGCCTGAAGTGCGGCCAGCGCCATCTCGGGATGAAACTGGTTGGGTGTGGTGATGGAGACGATATCGACTTCAGGGTCGTTGATCACAGCGCGCCAGTCGCCCGAGGCTTTGCGGAAGCCAAACTCTGCTGCACGTTGATTGGCAAGGTCGGCATTGGCTTCGCCCAGATGCACGAGATTGACGGCAGGCACGTCGCCAAAAACCGCACGGACAGAATTCCAGGCCAAGGCATGGCATTTGCCCATGAACCCCGTACCAATCAGCCCAACACCCAGCGCGCGCGCATTCCCATGACCCGACATGTCTTCACTCCCACGACATTGAGGATGTCTGCATCTCTTGCAGATACTGATTGAAGTAATCTATAACAGATGAAAATGGAATAACTGATCCGTTTTGTGTGGCAGATTATTTTGGTAATCTCCAGATCAGTTACGCCAAACCAGAGGGAACGATTCGCAATGGGCAGCACGGCCACCCAAGCACCTTTGCCGCAGGACTTTGATGCCCTGCGCACGCTGATCCTGGATCGCCGCCAGCTTCTGCCCAAGCGGCTGGCGCAGATTGCCGCCTATGCGCTTGGCAATCCGGATGAAATCGCTTTCGGTACGGCGGCAAGCATTGCCCAATCGGCAGGTGTGCAGCCCTCGACGCTTATTCGCTTTGCCCAGCATCTGGGATTTGATGGCTTCACCAGCCTGCAATCGGTGTTTCGCGAGCGCCTGCGCGAACGGCAGGGCTCCTATGAGGAACGGCTTTCCGGGTTGCGCGGCGATACATCAGGTCTTTCGAAAAACCGGGTTATTCTCAATGGTTTTCTCAATGCTGCCAGCCAGTCGATCCAGACCATCTCCCGCAGCGTGGAAGACGATGTGCTGGAACGTGCGGTGGAAGTGCTGGCACAGGCAGAGACAATCTATCTCATTGCCCGCCGCCGCTCCTATCCGATCTCCGCTTATATGGCCTATGCCTTCGGCAAGCTGAAAATCCGCAACCAGCTGATTGAATCAACAGCGGGTATCGATCCGGAGATACTCTCTTTTGCCACGCCAAATGATGCAGCCATTGCCATCAGTTTTTCGCCCTATGCCTCGGCGACGGTTGAACATGCAGCGGCTCTTGCCGCGCGTGGTGTGCCTGTGGTGGCTATTACAGACAGCGCTTTTTCACCTTTAGCACAATCGGCAAGTGTGTGGTTTGAAGCGGCGGAGGGGGATTTCTCCGGGTTCCGTTCGCTGTCGGGAACAATGGCATTGGCAATGGCTTTGACTGTCAGCGTGGCGGAGAGACGGCGCAGTCTTTAACAAGAGCGGATGTGGAGATGTGGTTCGTGGTTCGACAAGCTCACCATGAGGGAGAGTGGTGATGAAAGGGAGCCAAGTTCTGTACTCTCTGTAATCTGCAATGCTGGCGATTAGCGTTGCATCGTTACTCTCCCTCATGGTGAGCTTGTCGAACCACGAACCATCTTTTCATAATTTTCCATTGGTCAATCAGGTAGAATTATAAAAAGAACGTACATTCCATATTGACGATTTGATAGAATTATTATTTCATATAAGAAAATTCCCGGCCTGTTTTTGGCGGGCTGGATCAGCATATCGGGAGGAACATCATGGGCAGCGCTGAAACAGGCAAAAAGCTTGATGTCATTACCATTGGCCGCTCGTCGGTTGATCTTTATGGCCAGCAGATCGGCTCCCGTCTTGAGGATATTGCATCCTTTGCCAAATCCGTTGGCGGTTGCCCGGCCAATATCGCCATCGGCACGGCGCGGCTCGGGCTACGTTCGGCGCTTTTGAGCCGTGTCGGCGATGAGCAGATGGGACGTTTTATTCGCGAGCAGATGCTGCGCGAAGGGGTTGCCGTTGATGGTGTCATCACCGATGCCGAGCGGCTTTCGGCGCTGGTGATCCTTTCGGTTGAAAACGACAAAAGCTTTCCCCTGATTTTCTACCGTGAGAACTGTGCCGATATGGCGCTCAATGCGGATGATGTTGATGCGGATTTCATCCGTTCGGCGCGTTCAGTCGTGGTGACAGGCACACATTTCTCCAAGCCCAATACGGACGCCGCTCAGCGCAAGGCGATCCGCCTGATGAAGGAAGCGGGCGGCAAGGTTGTATTTGATATCGACTACCGCCCGAATCTTTGGGGGCTTGCCGGG encodes:
- a CDS encoding Gfo/Idh/MocA family protein, whose product is MSGHGNARALGVGLIGTGFMGKCHALAWNSVRAVFGDVPAVNLVHLGEANADLANQRAAEFGFRKASGDWRAVINDPEVDIVSITTPNQFHPEMALAALQAGKHVWCEKPMAPAFDDAKAMTEAAKKSGKVAALGYNYIQGPAIRHIRQLLAEKIIGDVNHLRIEMDEDFMADPDALFYWKHAATSGYGALDDFAVHPLSLLWALFGRVGRVMCDMSKPYAERKTEGGSTKAVETYDSASVLLHMENGVAGTLQVNRSAWGRKGRIALQIFGSKGSILFDQERANEFQLYVTADRPTEQGYRTILTAPHHDPYGRFIPAPGHGLGFNDLKIIECHELIKRINGQDAHLIGFEEGLEIERTVHAMARSFHEQRWVDVR
- a CDS encoding MurR/RpiR family transcriptional regulator, whose translation is MGSTATQAPLPQDFDALRTLILDRRQLLPKRLAQIAAYALGNPDEIAFGTAASIAQSAGVQPSTLIRFAQHLGFDGFTSLQSVFRERLRERQGSYEERLSGLRGDTSGLSKNRVILNGFLNAASQSIQTISRSVEDDVLERAVEVLAQAETIYLIARRRSYPISAYMAYAFGKLKIRNQLIESTAGIDPEILSFATPNDAAIAISFSPYASATVEHAAALAARGVPVVAITDSAFSPLAQSASVWFEAAEGDFSGFRSLSGTMALAMALTVSVAERRRSL